Proteins co-encoded in one Halococcoides cellulosivorans genomic window:
- a CDS encoding zinc metalloprotease produces MTVALVVLMAPAIAGFGASVAVPAAPSDASAPPADSAGAPTQGGGPAPETWSMMPSPADERSAAQAGGSELFADPDDDGLATIVEQRLGTDPHDADTDGDGLPDGAEATCTDALPGADPLHQDLYLEVDSESGESLSDGAIERAEAAFAEAPVSNPDGQSGIDLHVRRDDGDLTLGSPVDTIDRPGSADDIGDVTTAHRDYRTAGHYYVLVADKVAYDGDPEYVGAGQPGVVMFESYPDPFLTASLLVHELGHAFGFDESLPGVDSERYSLDEYPSVMNYNGLYTSLEFSDGSGDLGRDEWAFIADDRHRPPVTCGPNETQTTLDRER; encoded by the coding sequence GTGACGGTCGCGCTCGTCGTGTTGATGGCTCCAGCGATCGCCGGCTTCGGGGCGAGCGTCGCCGTTCCGGCGGCCCCGTCGGACGCTTCGGCGCCCCCGGCGGACTCGGCCGGGGCGCCCACCCAGGGTGGCGGGCCAGCACCGGAGACGTGGTCGATGATGCCGTCCCCGGCAGACGAACGCTCCGCCGCACAAGCCGGCGGGTCGGAGCTGTTCGCTGATCCGGACGATGACGGACTGGCGACCATCGTCGAACAGCGCCTGGGCACCGATCCCCACGACGCCGACACCGACGGGGACGGCCTGCCGGACGGTGCGGAGGCGACCTGCACCGACGCGCTGCCGGGAGCGGACCCGCTCCACCAGGACCTCTATCTCGAAGTCGACTCGGAGTCGGGCGAGTCGCTGAGCGACGGGGCGATCGAACGGGCCGAGGCGGCCTTTGCCGAGGCGCCCGTCTCGAACCCGGACGGCCAGAGCGGGATCGACCTCCACGTCCGGCGTGACGACGGCGATCTGACCCTCGGGTCGCCCGTCGACACGATCGACCGGCCTGGCTCGGCCGACGACATCGGTGACGTGACCACTGCGCACCGCGATTACCGGACTGCGGGGCATTACTACGTCCTGGTCGCTGACAAGGTGGCGTACGACGGCGACCCGGAGTACGTCGGGGCGGGCCAACCCGGCGTCGTCATGTTCGAATCCTACCCCGACCCGTTCCTCACGGCGTCGCTGCTCGTTCACGAACTCGGCCACGCCTTCGGGTTCGACGAGAGTTTGCCCGGCGTCGATTCTGAGAGATACTCCCTCGACGAGTACCCGAGCGTGATGAACTACAACGGCCTCTACACGTCACTCGAATTCTCCGATGGCTCCGGTGATCTGGGCCGCGACGAGTGGGCGTTCATCGCAGACGACCGTCACCGCCCGCCGGTCACCTGTGGCCCGAACGAGACACAGACCACTCTCGATCGAGAGCGCTAG
- a CDS encoding 50S ribosomal protein L21e, whose product MPNSNGPLQGTRNKLQNDSRNRGTTPPQQVVEQFDDGDSVHLALDPSVSEGRFHPRFNGHTGTVVGSQGSAYKVEIVDGDTPKTIVAKPAHLQQQNE is encoded by the coding sequence ATGCCCAACTCCAACGGTCCGCTCCAGGGGACGCGCAACAAACTCCAGAACGATTCGCGTAACCGCGGCACGACGCCGCCCCAGCAGGTCGTCGAGCAGTTCGACGACGGCGATTCGGTCCACCTCGCACTCGACCCGAGCGTGAGTGAGGGCCGGTTCCACCCGCGATTCAACGGTCACACCGGCACAGTCGTCGGCTCGCAGGGCTCGGCGTACAAAGTCGAGATCGTCGACGGTGACACGCCGAAGACGATCGTCGCGAAACCGGCCCACCTCCAGCAACAGAACGAATGA
- a CDS encoding PGF-CTERM sorting domain-containing protein, with protein sequence MSSVTGADAAVQPDLAVDTTVSGQEVTISVDYTNASAINIKEVPNTWTVVDSSDGLAEKSPEGESYRNVGWVWMDSQTGTETVTLEVPEGESGPFSLPVEAENIDGGTVSETAEFSLDESTDTETTDSAGDTAPGLTVQGDAVAPGETATVSVTAENVGLLSLDGIPTDWTIESYDTAGGSPIEETTDGTDEIAWAWDQNQDSVTVVVALAVPADAAIGETALTAEAANDAEGTTTAPIGIDVIEEEETVHTHQSGETTDTPDVTDEPTDSTGDDPTETVTPTDEPAVSLEGAVVAPGETATVTVTAENVGLLSLDGIPTDWTIESYDAAGGSPVVETTDGTDKIAWTWDQNQDSVAIDVALSVPADAAIGETALTAEAANDNELIASHTASVLVSEGVPTDETPTDEPTTEETPGDEPTTEVGDEPTEQTPSDNPTTVSPGSPALSVGSGVVAPGESVTVSLVAENVGLLSLDGIPTDWTIESYDAAGGSPIVEPTDGTDKIAWTWDQNQDRVEIGVTLSVPADAALGETALTVEAANDNDISVTDTATVSVTDETSTDEPTPVPGSPSVNVEGGAVMPGETTTVSLTAENVGLLSLDGIPTDWTIESIDDAGGSPIDETTDGTDKIAWTWDQNQDSVAIDVTLSVPADAALGETALTAEAANGADLSATDTATVSVTDEEVPTQETPEEAVLSIEPVETEDGYAASLVLSEAPNGISGYEVTLASDNTDVLQVAGSDRVSPVTWGDAFDTINTVNRADDGSAITLKATNSEDMHEPVTDIELATIDLDAMGEGYAELDVGVHDIQDGGGYTIPVTTESEVLAVGGAPETTDPGTDEPSETTVTPVDNPGSSEDPAVSVTGGTVRPGETVTVDITADNVDALWLGGIPNSWTVESVDDQGTTPIVQSYDHGQQIAWNWGSTVTDVSVSATVAIPENATIGDTTLNATGNLAGLPQTSDTATVSVVDEVPTDEPTTDETPEPAVLSIEPVETEDGYAASLVLSEAPNGVSGYEVTLASDNASVLQVAGGDRVSPVTWSDAFDTINTYSRADDGSAITIEATDPNEMVQDGAEDIELATIEMDAMSEGYAGLSVGVHELQDDTGADIPVTTASEVVAVGGAPETTDPGTDEPSETTITPVDEPGSGDDPTVDATDGTVRPGETVTVDITADNVDSLWLGDIPNNWTIESVDDQGTTPIIQTFDSGQEIAWNWGGTVSDVSISVTFAIPENASIGDTTLTLGANGLDSVDTSTISVVEELPTDEPTTEPGTDEPGTDEPGTDEPGTDEPGTDEPGTDEPGTDEPGTDEPGTDEPGTDEPGTDEPGTDEPGTDEPGTDEPGTDEPGTDEPGTDEPGTDEPGTDEPGTDEPGTDEPGTDEPGTDEPGTDEPGTDEPSDALSVSVANASVAPGENATLTLTAENAGMLSLDDIPANWTIESVEAGGATSIDETVNDSQELAWTWDQNQDSLSLNVTLGVPANASTGAVTLTATAWSSDDSSVTDTATVSVTESASETPTETDTQDDEGDSGGNGGGVGGGGKKEIPTDDDSGSDDGDTEPIDPIDPDTESDDDSGGAAEPSTDDAASTATTTGEAVDPQTESQTDAGGPGFGPLVALIALVAATLVAVRRD encoded by the coding sequence GTGTCGAGCGTCACTGGAGCGGACGCAGCCGTTCAGCCCGATCTGGCGGTCGACACGACCGTCTCGGGCCAGGAAGTGACGATTTCGGTCGACTACACCAACGCCTCCGCGATCAACATCAAGGAGGTGCCAAACACCTGGACCGTCGTCGATAGTTCGGACGGTCTGGCCGAGAAATCACCAGAGGGAGAGAGTTATCGCAACGTCGGCTGGGTCTGGATGGACAGCCAGACCGGCACGGAGACCGTGACCCTCGAAGTCCCCGAGGGTGAGAGCGGGCCCTTCTCGCTCCCGGTCGAGGCCGAGAATATCGACGGCGGAACGGTCTCGGAGACGGCCGAGTTCTCACTCGACGAGAGCACCGACACCGAGACGACCGACAGTGCGGGCGACACCGCCCCGGGCCTGACGGTCCAGGGCGATGCCGTCGCCCCCGGTGAGACCGCGACGGTCTCGGTGACCGCCGAGAACGTCGGTCTCCTCTCGCTCGACGGCATCCCGACCGACTGGACGATCGAGAGCTACGACACGGCCGGCGGGTCACCGATCGAGGAGACCACCGACGGCACCGACGAGATCGCCTGGGCCTGGGATCAGAACCAGGACAGCGTCACCGTCGTGGTCGCACTGGCCGTCCCCGCGGACGCCGCGATCGGTGAGACGGCACTCACCGCCGAGGCCGCCAACGACGCCGAGGGGACAACCACCGCACCGATCGGCATCGACGTGATCGAAGAGGAGGAAACGGTACACACCCACCAATCCGGTGAAACGACCGACACACCCGATGTCACCGACGAGCCGACGGATTCCACTGGTGACGATCCGACCGAGACGGTGACGCCGACCGACGAACCGGCCGTCAGTCTCGAAGGAGCAGTCGTCGCGCCCGGCGAGACCGCGACCGTCACGGTGACTGCCGAGAACGTCGGCTTGCTCTCGCTCGACGGCATCCCGACCGACTGGACGATCGAGAGCTACGACGCGGCCGGTGGGTCGCCGGTCGTCGAGACCACCGACGGCACCGACAAGATCGCGTGGACGTGGGATCAGAACCAGGACAGCGTCGCCATCGACGTGGCCCTGTCCGTCCCTGCGGACGCCGCGATCGGTGAGACGGCACTCACCGCCGAAGCCGCCAACGACAACGAGCTGATCGCCAGCCACACCGCGTCTGTGCTGGTGAGCGAGGGCGTCCCGACCGACGAGACGCCGACCGACGAACCGACGACCGAGGAGACACCTGGCGACGAACCGACGACCGAAGTCGGTGACGAACCGACCGAGCAGACCCCGAGTGACAACCCGACGACCGTCTCACCCGGGAGCCCCGCCCTCAGCGTCGGGAGCGGAGTCGTCGCCCCCGGTGAGAGCGTCACTGTCTCGCTCGTCGCGGAGAACGTCGGCCTCCTCTCGCTCGACGGCATCCCGACCGACTGGACGATCGAGAGCTACGACGCGGCCGGGGGATCACCGATCGTCGAGCCCACCGACGGCACCGACAAGATCGCCTGGACCTGGGATCAGAATCAGGATCGGGTCGAGATCGGCGTGACCCTGTCCGTGCCCGCGGACGCCGCGCTCGGTGAGACGGCACTCACCGTCGAGGCCGCCAACGACAACGACATCTCGGTCACCGACACCGCCACCGTCTCGGTGACCGACGAGACGTCGACCGACGAACCGACGCCCGTCCCCGGGAGTCCGTCCGTCAACGTCGAGGGAGGCGCAGTCATGCCCGGTGAGACCACGACGGTCTCGCTGACTGCCGAGAACGTCGGCCTCCTCTCGCTCGACGGCATCCCGACCGACTGGACGATCGAATCCATCGACGACGCCGGCGGGTCACCGATCGACGAGACCACCGACGGCACCGACAAGATCGCCTGGACCTGGGACCAGAACCAGGACAGCGTCGCCATCGACGTGACCCTGTCCGTGCCCGCGGACGCCGCGCTCGGTGAGACGGCACTCACCGCCGAAGCCGCCAACGGGGCTGATCTCTCGGCCACCGACACCGCCACCGTCTCCGTGACCGACGAGGAGGTCCCGACCCAGGAGACGCCCGAAGAGGCCGTCCTGAGCATCGAACCCGTCGAGACCGAGGACGGGTACGCGGCCTCGCTCGTGCTCTCCGAGGCTCCGAACGGCATCTCTGGCTACGAGGTGACGCTGGCCAGCGACAACACGGACGTCCTGCAAGTCGCCGGCAGTGACCGAGTGAGTCCGGTCACCTGGGGCGACGCGTTCGACACGATCAACACGGTGAATCGGGCCGACGACGGCTCCGCGATCACGCTGAAAGCCACCAATTCGGAGGACATGCACGAACCGGTGACGGACATCGAACTCGCGACGATCGACCTCGACGCGATGGGTGAGGGGTACGCTGAGCTCGACGTCGGCGTCCACGATATCCAGGACGGTGGAGGATACACCATCCCGGTGACCACCGAGTCCGAAGTCCTCGCCGTCGGTGGCGCGCCCGAGACGACCGACCCGGGCACCGACGAGCCGAGCGAGACGACGGTCACGCCCGTCGATAATCCGGGCTCCAGTGAGGACCCGGCCGTCAGCGTCACTGGCGGCACGGTCCGCCCCGGTGAGACCGTCACGGTCGACATCACCGCCGACAACGTCGACGCGCTCTGGTTGGGAGGCATCCCGAACAGCTGGACGGTCGAGTCCGTCGACGACCAGGGCACGACGCCGATCGTCCAATCCTACGACCACGGTCAACAGATCGCCTGGAACTGGGGCAGCACGGTGACCGACGTCTCGGTCTCCGCGACGGTCGCCATTCCGGAGAACGCGACGATTGGCGACACGACACTCAACGCGACAGGGAATCTGGCGGGCCTCCCCCAAACGAGTGACACGGCGACCGTCTCGGTCGTCGACGAGGTCCCGACCGACGAGCCGACCACCGACGAGACGCCCGAGCCGGCCGTCCTGAGCATCGAACCCGTCGAGACCGAGGACGGCTACGCGGCCTCGCTCGTGCTCTCCGAGGCCCCGAACGGCGTCTCTGGCTACGAGGTGACGCTGGCCAGTGACAACGCGAGTGTCCTGCAGGTCGCCGGCGGCGATCGAGTGAGCCCGGTCACCTGGAGCGACGCGTTCGACACGATCAACACGTACTCGCGGGCCGACGACGGCTCCGCGATCACGATAGAAGCCACGGATCCGAACGAGATGGTTCAGGACGGGGCCGAGGACATCGAACTCGCGACGATCGAGATGGACGCGATGAGTGAGGGGTACGCCGGACTCTCCGTCGGCGTCCACGAACTCCAGGACGACACTGGCGCCGACATCCCGGTGACCACCGCGTCCGAAGTCGTCGCCGTCGGTGGCGCGCCCGAGACGACCGACCCGGGCACCGACGAGCCGAGCGAGACGACGATCACGCCCGTCGACGAGCCCGGCTCCGGTGACGATCCGACCGTCGACGCCACCGATGGCACGGTCCGCCCCGGAGAGACCGTCACGGTCGACATCACCGCCGACAACGTCGACTCGCTCTGGTTGGGAGACATCCCGAACAACTGGACGATCGAGTCCGTCGACGATCAGGGCACGACGCCGATCATCCAAACGTTCGACAGCGGCCAGGAGATCGCCTGGAACTGGGGCGGCACGGTGTCCGACGTCTCGATCTCCGTGACGTTCGCCATTCCGGAGAACGCGTCGATCGGTGATACCACGCTCACCCTCGGAGCGAACGGTCTGGACTCCGTCGACACGTCGACCATCTCGGTCGTCGAGGAGCTCCCGACTGACGAACCGACTACCGAGCCCGGCACGGACGAACCCGGCACGGACGAGCCTGGCACGGACGAGCCTGGTACGGACGAGCCCGGTACGGACGAGCCTGGTACGGACGAACCTGGCACCGACGAGCCTGGTACGGACGAGCCTGGTACGGACGAGCCTGGCACGGACGAACCCGGTACGGACGAACCTGGCACCGACGAGCCTGGTACGGACGAGCCTGGTACGGACGAGCCTGGTACGGACGAGCCTGGTACGGACGAGCCTGGTACGGACGAGCCTGGTACGGACGAGCCTGGTACGGACGAACCCGGTACGGACGAGCCTGGTACGGACGAACCCGGTACGGACGAACCCGGTACGGACGAACCCGGTACGGACGAGCCTGGCACCGACGAGCCGAGTGACGCACTCTCGGTCTCTGTCGCGAACGCGAGCGTCGCACCCGGTGAGAACGCGACCCTGACTCTGACGGCCGAGAACGCCGGCATGCTCTCGCTCGACGACATCCCGGCCAACTGGACGATCGAATCCGTCGAGGCTGGCGGAGCCACGTCGATCGACGAGACAGTCAACGACAGCCAGGAACTCGCCTGGACCTGGGATCAGAACCAGGACAGCCTCAGCCTGAACGTCACGCTCGGCGTGCCGGCGAACGCCTCGACCGGAGCGGTCACGCTCACGGCCACCGCGTGGTCGAGTGACGACAGCAGCGTGACCGACACCGCCACCGTGTCGGTGACCGAGTCGGCCTCGGAGACGCCGACCGAAACGGATACCCAGGACGACGAGGGTGACAGCGGCGGGAATGGCGGCGGCGTCGGCGGCGGTGGAAAGAAAGAGATCCCGACGGACGACGACTCGGGGTCCGACGACGGTGACACCGAACCGATCGACCCGATCGACCCGGACACCGAGTCTGACGACGACTCCGGTGGTGCGGCGGAACCCTCGACCGACGACGCGGCCTCGACCGCGACGACGACCGGTGAGGCAGTCGACCCGCAGACGGAGTCCCAGACCGACGCCGGTGGGCCTGGCTTCGGGCCGCTGGTCGCGCTGATCGCACTCGTCGCCGCCACGCTCGTCGCCGTGCGTCGAGACTAA